A portion of the Calothrix sp. 336/3 genome contains these proteins:
- the lepB gene encoding signal peptidase I — MSQKSGKIKGESFWIEVLKTIGLSVFLAFGIRTFGASAYFIPTGSMEPTLQVNDRLMVEKLSYRFKSPERGDIVVFTPPKTAPIACGNPQSSRDSWIKRVIGVPGDKVEVKGETVYINSHPLQEHYIASKPQYDLPSMTVPPNTYLVLGDNRNNSCDSHVWGFLPRNQIIGRAFVGFWPPNRIGGFNQRPKFTDQ; from the coding sequence ATGTCTCAAAAGTCTGGCAAGATTAAGGGTGAAAGTTTTTGGATTGAAGTTCTTAAAACCATTGGTTTAAGCGTATTTTTAGCTTTTGGCATCCGTACTTTCGGTGCTTCTGCTTATTTCATTCCCACAGGTTCCATGGAACCTACCTTACAAGTTAACGATCGCCTGATGGTTGAGAAACTCAGCTACCGCTTCAAATCTCCAGAGCGAGGAGACATTGTGGTTTTTACACCCCCGAAAACAGCACCAATTGCCTGTGGAAATCCCCAAAGCTCTCGTGATTCCTGGATTAAGCGAGTCATCGGAGTTCCTGGAGACAAGGTAGAAGTTAAGGGGGAAACAGTTTACATCAATAGTCATCCTTTGCAGGAACATTACATTGCTAGTAAACCTCAGTATGATTTGCCATCTATGACAGTGCCCCCAAATACCTATTTAGTTCTAGGTGATAATCGTAATAATAGCTGTGATAGTCATGTATGGGGATTTCTGCCCCGCAATCAAATTATTGGGCGAGCATTTGTTGGGTTTTGGCCCCCGAATCGCATTGGTGGATTTAATCAACGTCCCAAGTTTACTGATCAATAG
- a CDS encoding RnfABCDGE type electron transport complex subunit D, translating into MLFQDIRDYQILYLSLFLVLGIGTRDWTLHPEFIPVLIITCLSTQWLWCYCLRNPQEANNWMVVRSPLITSLGLSLLLRADHWTAIAIAGVTAISSKFIFRVGDKHFFNPGNFGIISALVLTNNAWVSPGQWGEEWWYGLLFLGTGGMMLRQVGRWDTTAAFLAAYAALEGVRNYWLGWTIDVYLHRLMSGSLILFALFMITDPRSIPDARIGRILWAICIALVTFILRNYFYMTTAVFWALFAIAPLTVLVDFLWRSPRFTWKEPSINQDSLTT; encoded by the coding sequence ATGCTGTTCCAAGATATACGGGATTATCAAATTCTCTATCTCTCCCTATTCCTTGTATTGGGCATAGGTACACGGGATTGGACATTACATCCTGAGTTTATCCCAGTCTTAATAATCACTTGTTTATCAACTCAGTGGCTCTGGTGTTATTGCCTGAGAAACCCCCAGGAAGCAAATAACTGGATGGTTGTCCGTAGTCCCCTCATTACTTCCCTCGGATTAAGTTTACTTCTACGTGCTGACCATTGGACAGCGATCGCGATCGCGGGAGTCACAGCCATTAGTAGCAAATTTATCTTCCGTGTCGGTGACAAACATTTTTTCAATCCTGGAAATTTCGGCATTATCTCTGCGTTAGTTCTCACCAATAATGCTTGGGTTTCCCCTGGACAATGGGGGGAAGAATGGTGGTATGGGTTGCTGTTTCTGGGAACCGGGGGGATGATGCTACGACAGGTCGGGAGATGGGACACCACCGCAGCATTTTTGGCAGCCTACGCAGCTTTAGAAGGGGTACGTAACTATTGGCTAGGGTGGACTATAGATGTGTATCTACATCGTTTGATGAGTGGTTCCCTAATACTTTTTGCCCTATTCATGATTACAGATCCCCGTTCCATCCCAGATGCCAGAATTGGACGGATTCTTTGGGCAATATGTATCGCCCTAGTCACCTTCATTCTACGTAACTATTTTTACATGACCACAGCAGTTTTCTGGGCACTATTTGCGATCGCCCCCCTAACTGTCCTAGTCGATTTCCTCTGGCGATCGCCCAGATTTACCTGGAAAGAGCCATCAATAAACCAAGATTCCCTAACAACATGA
- a CDS encoding DUF2330 domain-containing protein — protein MKYLKFLLSLCLICLVTLFFTPAAWAFCGFYVAKADSKLYNKASQVVIVRDENRTVLTMANDYQGEVKDFAVVVPVPTVIQKEQVRVAEPKIIERLDAFSAPRLVEYFDPDPCAPMYEDRAIPALPAPVARQEESRPRSSNSLGVKVEAQFNVGEYDIVVLSARESDGLETWLNRNGYKIPRGARKLLKPYIRQKMKFFVAKVNLDKFDESGYEYLRPLQISYQSPKFMLPIRLGMINSTSEQDLLVYILSRKGQAEVTNYRTVRVPSGNNIPIFVKDEFGDFYKSMFKTSYIKEDRKVAFLEYAWDMGTCDPCSAEPLNREELKQAGVFWLDETSSEAPPSPVSRRRPPVSSDVFITRLHVRYTRDKFPEDLIFHATSNRENFQGRYVLQHPYTGEAKCQAGREYKRTLNRRFEQEAQTLAKLTNWNIQDIRQKMKLKGQVSISWWQNLFSWLGM, from the coding sequence ATGAAATACCTCAAGTTTCTACTTTCCCTCTGCCTGATTTGCCTAGTCACCTTATTTTTTACCCCGGCGGCTTGGGCATTCTGTGGATTTTACGTAGCCAAGGCAGATAGTAAACTATATAACAAAGCTTCCCAAGTGGTAATTGTCCGCGATGAAAATCGCACCGTGCTGACAATGGCGAATGACTATCAAGGAGAAGTCAAGGATTTTGCCGTGGTGGTTCCTGTCCCCACAGTCATTCAAAAGGAACAGGTAAGAGTAGCAGAACCAAAAATTATCGAACGTCTTGATGCCTTTAGCGCACCCCGTTTGGTAGAATATTTTGACCCCGATCCCTGCGCTCCCATGTATGAGGATAGAGCTATCCCAGCTTTACCTGCACCCGTAGCCAGACAAGAAGAATCACGACCTCGCAGTAGTAACAGCTTAGGTGTCAAGGTCGAAGCACAGTTTAATGTCGGTGAATATGATATTGTCGTTCTCAGTGCTAGGGAATCCGACGGACTAGAAACCTGGCTGAATCGCAACGGTTACAAGATTCCTAGAGGTGCGAGAAAATTACTCAAACCCTATATTCGCCAAAAAATGAAGTTCTTCGTCGCTAAAGTCAACCTCGACAAGTTCGACGAAAGCGGGTACGAATATCTGCGTCCCTTGCAAATATCTTACCAGTCCCCTAAATTCATGTTGCCGATTCGTTTAGGGATGATAAACTCCACCAGTGAGCAGGATTTACTAGTTTATATTCTCTCCCGCAAAGGACAGGCAGAAGTTACCAATTACCGCACAGTACGAGTTCCATCTGGTAATAATATCCCCATCTTCGTCAAAGATGAATTCGGCGATTTTTACAAGTCGATGTTTAAAACTTCCTACATTAAGGAAGACAGAAAAGTTGCTTTCCTCGAATATGCTTGGGATATGGGTACTTGCGATCCCTGTTCTGCCGAACCCCTCAACCGTGAAGAGCTCAAACAAGCTGGTGTGTTTTGGTTGGATGAAACATCTTCCGAAGCTCCCCCATCCCCAGTTTCCCGTCGTCGTCCCCCGGTAAGTAGCGATGTCTTTATCACCCGTCTCCATGTGCGTTACACCCGTGATAAATTCCCCGAAGATTTGATATTTCATGCCACCTCAAACCGGGAAAATTTCCAAGGACGTTATGTACTCCAACATCCATACACGGGTGAAGCAAAATGTCAAGCAGGTAGAGAGTATAAACGGACATTAAATAGACGCTTTGAGCAAGAAGCACAAACCCTGGCAAAACTGACAAACTGGAATATCCAGGATATTCGCCAAAAGATGAAACTGAAGGGACAGGTTAGTATATCTTGGTGGCAGAATCTGTTCTCATGGTTGGGAATGTAA
- a CDS encoding heavy metal-responsive transcriptional regulator, translating to MLAQAEGKQIGVVAKESGVPIKTIRYYEELGILKSSGRTEGGFRLFNPDVLQRLHFIKRAQSLGLSLSDIKEFLYVYDSGNLPCEHIKIKLEAKVKSIDEQIRQLLILRQELSGLLSGWEVQTETSYQTICPIIQ from the coding sequence ATGTTAGCCCAAGCAGAAGGAAAACAGATTGGTGTAGTTGCCAAGGAAAGCGGCGTACCCATTAAAACTATTCGCTACTATGAGGAATTGGGTATCCTGAAATCATCAGGCAGAACCGAAGGAGGATTTCGACTATTTAATCCCGATGTTTTGCAGCGACTTCACTTTATCAAACGCGCTCAAAGTCTAGGATTGAGCTTGTCAGATATTAAGGAATTTCTATATGTTTACGATAGTGGTAACTTACCCTGTGAACATATAAAAATCAAACTAGAAGCAAAAGTCAAAAGCATTGATGAACAAATTCGGCAATTACTGATTTTGAGACAAGAATTATCTGGGTTGCTTTCTGGTTGGGAAGTTCAAACTGAGACATCTTATCAAACAATTTGTCCGATTATTCAGTAG
- a CDS encoding heavy metal translocating P-type ATPase, whose translation MENATLRLRGMSCASCARSIEEAIRSVSGVNDCSVNFAAEQVTVDYDSRKTDIQAIQNAVNAAGYSAYPLEENNLMLGEDDEEKRYRQQELRDLERKLTLGSIMSVVLMIGSLPMMTGLHLPFIPSWLHNPWLQLLLTTPVQFWCGYSFYVNTWKALKRRAATMDTLISLGTSAAYLYSLFATLFPSFFINQGLMPDVYYETAAIVITLILLGRLLENRAKGQTSEAIRKLIGLQAKTARLMRHGKEIDVPIEQVEIGDIVLVRPGEKIPVDGEVFEGISTVDEGMVTGESIPVKKQPGDEVIGATINKTGSFLLRATRVGKDTVLAQIVQLVQQAQGSKAPIQRLADQVTAWFVPTVIAIAILTLIIWYNIMGNATLALMTAVGVLIIACPCALGLATPTSVMVGIGKGAENGILIKGAESLELAHKIQIIVLDKTGTITQGKPTVTDFLTVNGTANSNEIHLIQLAASLEHNSEHPLAEAVVKYAQSQEVSLVNVRDFQAVAGSGVQGMVSQHLVQIGTQLWMEELHINTQTLQPDKERLESLGKTAVWLAVDGEIMGLMGIADAIKPTSPQAVTALQKLGLEVVMLTGDNHRTAESIAREVGISRVFAEVRPQQKTAIVQAIQAEGKIVAMVGDGINDAPALAQADVGIAIGTGTDVAIAASDITLISGDLQGIVTAIQLSRATIRNIRQNLFFAFIYNAAGIPIAAGILFPFFGWLLNPIIAGAAMAFSSVSVVTNALRLRNFQPQGVSQNWQKGKIVNHISQTRVKKPSLIK comes from the coding sequence ATGGAGAATGCCACACTGAGACTACGCGGTATGAGTTGCGCTTCCTGTGCCAGAAGTATAGAAGAAGCGATTCGTTCTGTTTCAGGAGTGAATGACTGTAGTGTGAATTTTGCCGCAGAACAGGTAACAGTTGATTATGACTCCAGAAAAACTGATATACAAGCCATTCAAAATGCGGTGAATGCAGCCGGTTATTCTGCCTATCCCCTGGAGGAAAACAACTTGATGTTAGGGGAAGATGATGAAGAGAAAAGATATCGCCAGCAAGAATTGCGCGATTTAGAGAGGAAGTTGACCTTAGGGAGTATCATGAGCGTTGTGTTGATGATTGGCTCATTACCCATGATGACAGGGTTACACCTACCTTTTATTCCATCATGGTTGCATAACCCTTGGCTGCAACTACTCCTGACAACTCCTGTACAGTTTTGGTGTGGTTACTCTTTTTACGTCAACACCTGGAAAGCTTTGAAGCGTCGTGCTGCGACAATGGATACCTTAATTTCTTTAGGTACTAGTGCCGCATATCTGTATTCCCTATTTGCTACTTTATTTCCCAGCTTTTTTATCAATCAGGGATTGATGCCAGATGTGTATTATGAAACAGCAGCGATTGTCATTACCTTGATTTTGTTAGGACGGCTGTTGGAAAATCGGGCTAAAGGTCAAACCTCCGAGGCAATCCGGAAGCTGATTGGTTTACAGGCGAAAACCGCACGGTTGATGCGTCACGGGAAAGAAATAGATGTACCTATCGAACAGGTAGAAATTGGTGATATTGTGCTGGTTCGTCCTGGGGAAAAAATTCCCGTTGACGGTGAAGTATTCGAGGGAATATCCACCGTGGATGAAGGGATGGTGACAGGGGAAAGTATACCTGTGAAAAAACAACCGGGGGATGAAGTTATAGGTGCAACCATTAACAAAACTGGGAGTTTTCTGTTGCGAGCGACAAGAGTTGGTAAGGATACCGTACTAGCACAGATTGTCCAATTAGTACAGCAGGCTCAAGGTTCAAAAGCCCCCATTCAAAGACTAGCAGACCAAGTGACTGCGTGGTTTGTGCCGACAGTAATTGCGATCGCCATTCTCACCTTGATAATTTGGTACAACATCATGGGTAATGCTACCCTGGCATTGATGACGGCAGTGGGGGTGTTAATCATCGCTTGTCCTTGTGCTTTGGGTTTAGCCACACCGACTTCTGTAATGGTGGGTATTGGTAAAGGTGCAGAAAACGGGATTTTAATTAAAGGAGCCGAAAGCTTAGAACTAGCGCACAAAATTCAAATTATTGTCTTAGATAAAACTGGCACAATTACCCAAGGGAAACCGACAGTTACAGATTTTCTCACAGTGAACGGTACAGCTAACAGTAACGAAATTCACCTCATCCAACTAGCTGCATCCTTAGAACACAATTCTGAACACCCCTTAGCAGAAGCTGTTGTCAAATATGCCCAATCCCAGGAAGTCAGCTTAGTTAATGTGAGAGATTTTCAAGCTGTGGCAGGTAGTGGGGTTCAAGGGATGGTTTCTCAGCATTTGGTACAGATTGGCACACAACTCTGGATGGAAGAATTGCATATTAACACTCAAACTTTACAACCAGACAAAGAGCGCTTAGAGTCTTTGGGTAAAACAGCAGTTTGGTTAGCAGTTGATGGTGAGATTATGGGATTGATGGGGATTGCTGATGCCATTAAACCCACTTCACCCCAAGCAGTAACAGCATTGCAAAAACTCGGTTTAGAAGTTGTCATGCTGACAGGTGATAACCACCGCACTGCCGAAAGTATTGCTAGGGAAGTAGGTATTTCAAGAGTCTTCGCTGAAGTCCGTCCCCAGCAAAAAACCGCTATAGTGCAAGCAATACAAGCTGAAGGTAAAATTGTTGCCATGGTTGGGGATGGGATTAATGATGCACCAGCCTTAGCCCAAGCCGATGTGGGAATTGCAATTGGTACTGGTACAGATGTGGCGATCGCCGCCAGTGATATCACCTTAATCTCTGGTGATTTGCAAGGCATAGTTACAGCTATTCAACTTAGTCGCGCCACAATTCGCAACATTCGTCAAAACCTATTCTTCGCCTTTATTTACAACGCTGCTGGTATTCCCATTGCTGCTGGTATTCTCTTCCCCTTCTTTGGTTGGTTACTAAATCCCATCATCGCCGGTGCTGCCATGGCTTTTAGTTCAGTTTCCGTAGTGACTAATGCTCTGCGTTTACGTAACTTTCAACCTCAAGGGGTTAGTCAGAACTGGCAAAAGGGGAAGATTGTCAACCATATTTCCCAGACGCGAGTCAAGAAACCATCGCTAATCAAATAA
- a CDS encoding ankyrin repeat domain-containing protein, which yields MQIHDFARQGNIAGVKQELDREVDIDCLDKSSQTPLMCAVSSTDASLEMVQFLVENGANVNAIGGDYNFTVLAFAVRLGSIDKIEYLLNLGTDIHYQRADNFDVLMDAICGNNFDKNHDSTAIITLLLSRGANVHNTSEYGESALKLAAWGGHFDIVQLLLNAGAEKEQLEWTELMYAIVYGSFEDTKKLINLGADLTIRDCGWRTPWDLSLEVGEIEKVKLLLASGANQFTGDKEKPPLMSVVEKNHANVLEYLIQQGFDANSVDKYGNTLLMEASEYGSTECVRVLLAAGVDIFAGKNSFTKAIFRASNLEIVKMLVYAGEELSDINDDMRQLLTGLSSNREILNMNKEKYLSGKSRRFGKANPEIMVVEFWQEMVRSNATAWTARDTFHDTDNLDEPVWCFQRFGKTITQLSDGRIIQIGGEHEDYYDPDFCIYNDVVVHQKDGTFTILGYPQEIFPPTDFHSATPIGEYIYIIGCLGYLNTRIDGETPVYRLHCQTFKIEKVKTSGDKPGWISRHKAVYRDQSKIYITGGKIYVRQQDTDNYIENRDGYVLDLKNTHWSRITK from the coding sequence ATGCAAATTCATGATTTTGCCAGACAGGGAAATATCGCAGGTGTCAAACAAGAATTAGATAGGGAAGTTGATATTGATTGTCTCGATAAATCCTCACAAACACCATTGATGTGTGCAGTAAGTAGCACCGATGCTAGTTTAGAAATGGTGCAATTTTTGGTGGAAAATGGTGCGAATGTGAATGCAATTGGAGGTGATTACAACTTTACTGTACTAGCATTTGCAGTGAGATTGGGCAGTATTGATAAAATTGAATACTTGCTAAATTTAGGCACGGATATTCACTATCAAAGAGCAGATAATTTTGATGTTTTGATGGATGCTATATGTGGTAACAATTTTGATAAAAATCATGACTCTACAGCAATTATCACTCTATTGCTTTCTAGAGGAGCTAATGTTCACAATACAAGTGAGTATGGAGAATCAGCATTAAAATTGGCTGCCTGGGGAGGACATTTTGATATTGTTCAGTTATTACTCAATGCAGGTGCAGAAAAAGAACAGTTAGAATGGACAGAATTAATGTATGCAATTGTTTATGGAAGCTTTGAAGATACAAAGAAATTAATTAATCTCGGTGCCGATTTAACCATACGAGATTGTGGTTGGAGAACTCCTTGGGATTTAAGCTTAGAAGTTGGTGAAATTGAAAAAGTTAAACTGCTTTTGGCATCGGGAGCAAATCAATTTACTGGTGATAAAGAAAAGCCACCATTAATGTCTGTTGTAGAAAAGAATCATGCCAATGTTTTAGAATATTTAATTCAACAGGGATTTGATGCTAATTCGGTAGATAAATACGGAAATACTCTATTGATGGAGGCATCAGAGTATGGTTCTACAGAGTGTGTGAGGGTATTATTAGCTGCTGGTGTTGATATTTTTGCAGGTAAAAATAGCTTTACCAAAGCGATTTTTCGCGCTAGCAATTTAGAAATTGTCAAAATGCTAGTTTATGCAGGTGAAGAGTTAAGTGATATCAATGATGATATGCGGCAATTATTAACAGGCTTAAGCAGTAATAGAGAAATATTAAATATGAACAAAGAGAAATATTTGAGTGGTAAATCTCGACGATTTGGAAAGGCTAATCCAGAAATAATGGTAGTTGAATTTTGGCAAGAAATGGTCAGAAGTAACGCTACTGCTTGGACTGCACGAGACACCTTTCATGATACAGATAATCTGGATGAGCCTGTATGGTGTTTTCAAAGATTTGGTAAGACGATTACACAATTATCAGATGGTAGAATCATTCAAATTGGCGGAGAACACGAGGATTATTACGACCCAGACTTTTGTATATATAACGATGTTGTTGTCCATCAAAAAGATGGTACATTTACTATTTTAGGCTATCCCCAAGAAATTTTTCCTCCCACTGACTTTCATTCTGCAACCCCAATTGGAGAATATATTTACATTATTGGTTGTTTAGGTTATCTCAATACTAGAATTGATGGTGAAACACCTGTTTATCGCCTCCACTGTCAGACATTTAAAATTGAAAAAGTTAAAACTAGTGGAGATAAACCTGGATGGATTAGTAGACATAAAGCCGTTTATAGAGACCAGTCAAAAATATATATTACTGGAGGTAAAATTTACGTTAGGCAGCAAGATACTGATAATTATATAGAGAATAGAGATGGTTATGTTTTAGATTTAAAAAATACGCATTGGAGCCGCATTACCAAATAA
- a CDS encoding AraC family transcriptional regulator → MPEAQFSIAIVRDIVQYVAAQGIDINCLCNAAGIDLVWLDNPDRQVSGEVLQKLWREAVQQTGDRNLGLHIGEAFDLSAIGIVGYVLLNCQTYGQVLEKLSQYTRLFSQGVAIHHRISEGWVQCDCEIVTDVKNYLMDEPRQPIESTFAALVTATEQLTGKKLPAQTVWFQHSPIEDCGEHQRIFQTTVEFSQPKNRIIFAPDCLNWQVRSANLNLLSVFENHAATMLAAQNRTQTYSHKVAQKIAQNLQGEVPTIEAIARSLMVSIRQLQRELQTENTSYQQILDETRKELALQHLNNPEISIHDVAFLLGFSEPSAFHRAFKRWTGQTPKNYRSNLV, encoded by the coding sequence ATGCCAGAAGCTCAGTTTTCCATTGCCATTGTCAGAGATATCGTCCAATACGTTGCTGCTCAAGGGATTGATATCAATTGCCTTTGTAATGCTGCTGGTATCGATTTAGTCTGGTTAGATAACCCCGATCGCCAGGTATCTGGGGAAGTGCTACAAAAATTATGGCGAGAAGCAGTACAACAAACAGGCGATCGCAATTTAGGATTACATATTGGTGAAGCGTTCGATTTATCTGCCATTGGTATCGTTGGTTACGTGCTGCTCAATTGTCAAACCTATGGGCAAGTTTTAGAAAAACTTTCCCAGTATACCCGCTTATTTAGCCAGGGTGTAGCCATCCACCATCGCATCTCGGAGGGATGGGTGCAGTGTGATTGTGAAATTGTCACAGATGTGAAAAACTATTTAATGGATGAGCCACGGCAACCCATTGAAAGTACCTTTGCCGCTCTAGTTACCGCTACCGAACAACTGACGGGGAAAAAACTGCCAGCGCAAACAGTATGGTTTCAACATTCCCCAATTGAGGATTGTGGTGAACACCAGCGGATTTTTCAAACAACAGTGGAATTTTCCCAACCAAAGAATCGGATTATCTTTGCTCCCGATTGCCTAAATTGGCAGGTGCGATCGGCAAATCTCAACCTGCTCTCTGTCTTTGAAAACCATGCTGCAACTATGCTAGCAGCCCAAAATCGAACACAGACATACTCCCACAAAGTAGCCCAGAAAATTGCCCAAAATTTACAGGGAGAAGTACCAACCATTGAGGCGATCGCACGTAGTCTCATGGTTAGTATCCGCCAACTCCAACGGGAATTACAAACCGAGAATACATCCTACCAGCAAATTCTCGATGAAACCCGCAAGGAATTAGCCCTACAGCATTTAAACAATCCGGAAATATCGATTCATGATGTAGCATTTCTCCTCGGTTTTTCCGAACCAAGTGCTTTTCATCGTGCTTTCAAACGTTGGACAGGACAAACACCAAAAAATTATCGCTCTAATTTGGTTTAA
- a CDS encoding cupin domain-containing protein, translating into MFPKHKELGMEMSTPEPSNLETIVNPVTGDCMTFLHNAQESQGNYAKIRFDLPSGAKGSPLHYHTAMHETFTVLTGCLDMEIGEKGNWRKLQSGESIQVPPGMHHSFCNNSQDWVTFTTENRPPTGFEKFIRGLYGLAIDNKVNPEGMPKNLLQLAILLKLADTIPVGIPPFIFHLLINTLVGIARIFNVERSLLKYWQ; encoded by the coding sequence ATGTTTCCAAAACATAAAGAATTAGGTATGGAGATGTCAACACCAGAACCAAGCAACCTCGAAACGATTGTAAATCCAGTCACGGGTGATTGTATGACTTTTTTACACAATGCTCAAGAAAGTCAAGGAAATTATGCCAAAATTCGCTTTGATTTACCCTCAGGAGCGAAAGGTAGTCCGTTACATTATCACACCGCAATGCATGAAACCTTCACAGTGCTAACAGGTTGTCTTGATATGGAAATTGGGGAAAAAGGTAATTGGCGAAAGTTGCAATCAGGGGAAAGTATACAGGTTCCACCAGGGATGCACCATAGCTTTTGTAATAACTCCCAGGATTGGGTGACATTTACTACCGAAAATCGTCCGCCTACGGGGTTTGAAAAATTTATCCGGGGATTATATGGATTGGCGATTGACAACAAAGTCAACCCGGAAGGAATGCCAAAAAATCTCTTGCAATTGGCTATTTTACTCAAGTTAGCAGACACCATTCCCGTAGGTATACCACCCTTTATTTTCCACTTGTTAATTAACACATTAGTTGGGATTGCTCGCATATTCAATGTAGAGCGATCGCTCCTCAAATATTGGCAATAA
- a CDS encoding DUF4386 domain-containing protein, which produces MNRLKLTRITGILFISLVVLSNIPYILLIQTFGYDDILREPVDYVLTRFHAGGIGLIFTWFAFGVTALLLTPATILLHKVIASKDTPYLHAATAMGAFSGILQAMGLMRWVFVVPILASIQVNPASSESTRAAVAIAYQIVHQYAGVAIGEYLGQTLLVAWTIGVGVVMLGSPLFKSWVAWWGLMTAPLLLVGQSELFATIIPSFPVVEATPIGFILWEIWMLLVGISLLRVPQKRLASSPVAI; this is translated from the coding sequence ATGAACCGCTTAAAACTCACCCGAATTACAGGAATTCTCTTCATTTCCTTGGTTGTGCTGTCGAATATTCCCTATATACTGCTAATTCAAACCTTTGGGTATGATGATATTCTGCGGGAACCAGTCGATTATGTACTCACACGGTTTCATGCAGGGGGAATAGGGCTGATTTTCACTTGGTTTGCCTTTGGTGTCACAGCTTTACTTCTCACACCTGCGACTATTTTGCTACACAAAGTTATCGCTAGCAAAGATACTCCCTATCTCCACGCAGCTACGGCAATGGGAGCATTTTCTGGTATTCTCCAAGCCATGGGGCTAATGCGGTGGGTATTTGTGGTGCCCATTTTAGCATCTATCCAAGTAAATCCCGCAAGCAGCGAATCAACCCGTGCAGCCGTTGCGATCGCCTACCAAATAGTACATCAATATGCTGGGGTGGCGATCGGTGAATATTTAGGGCAAACCTTACTCGTAGCTTGGACAATAGGAGTCGGGGTAGTGATGTTGGGTTCTCCCCTATTTAAATCCTGGGTTGCTTGGTGGGGTTTGATGACTGCACCTTTGTTACTGGTGGGACAGAGTGAATTATTTGCGACAATTATTCCCAGCTTTCCTGTGGTGGAAGCAACCCCCATCGGTTTTATCCTCTGGGAAATTTGGATGTTATTGGTGGGTATCTCCTTGCTGCGAGTTCCTCAAAAGCGGTTAGCGTCTTCACCAGTGGCGATTTAA
- a CDS encoding GNAT family N-acetyltransferase, translating to MDEPKIRFLTSQDIVAYRELRLQALRESPTAFASSFEQEVCLTVTDFAARLSTHDNLNSGIFGAFDDRDRLIGMLGFSRENRPKCAHIGNLWSMYVLPTFRRRGVGAMLLDCALSHAHQLDGLRQVILTVTANNSAASSLYKSRGFEVFGLEYDALFVDGTYFDEEHLILHFK from the coding sequence ATGGATGAACCCAAAATTAGATTTTTAACCTCGCAGGATATCGTCGCTTACCGCGAACTACGGTTGCAAGCATTGAGAGAATCTCCAACAGCGTTTGCTTCAAGTTTCGAGCAGGAAGTTTGCTTGACTGTGACGGACTTTGCAGCCAGACTTAGCACTCACGATAATTTGAATAGCGGTATTTTTGGTGCTTTTGACGATCGCGATCGCCTAATCGGGATGCTCGGCTTTTCCCGTGAAAATCGCCCCAAATGCGCTCATATTGGCAATCTATGGAGTATGTATGTTTTACCAACATTTCGTCGTCGAGGTGTAGGGGCAATGCTTCTCGATTGTGCATTATCTCATGCTCACCAACTTGATGGTTTACGGCAGGTCATACTCACAGTTACTGCCAATAATTCTGCCGCATCTTCCCTTTACAAATCACGGGGTTTCGAGGTTTTTGGGTTAGAGTATGATGCTTTATTTGTTGATGGCACATATTTTGATGAGGAGCATTTGATATTACACTTCAAATAA